ACCATCGCTGATGTTCTGACTAGGCAGCGGCGGTGGCGACATAGGTTCCCCTTACTCAATATTGTCGAGGATGAGATACAGAAACTGCAGGTTCATCCCTCTCGTGAGGCAAAAGATATACCACTATGGAAAGGGAAAAATGACTATTACCGGAACAGCTTCTCTACCAAGGAAACTTGGTCACATATCCATGTTTCTCACCCACACCTGGCCGAATACAGAGTGATATGGTTCTCACAAGCCACTCCTAAGTATGCCTTTCTCACTTGGTTGGTCTTTAAAAATAGAGTCGCAACAGGGGAAAAGCTGCAGCAATGGTCTCCACAGGCTAACGCAAGTTGTATGCTCTGCAACCACCCGTTAGAGACAAGGGACCACATATTCTTTCAATGTTCTTATTCACAGTTGGTGTGGGAAGGGCTAGTGAAGAAGCTCCTCGCAGACAAGTACACAAGTCACTGGCAAGAAGTCCTTTCTCTTCTCGCTGGTAATGCTCTTGACAAAACTTTACGATTCATCCTGGGTTATGCTTTTCAAACTACCATTTACTTACTTTGGAAAGAAAGGAATGGACGACGACACGATGAACACCCAATGACAGCAGAGAACCTGATTAAGCAGATCGACAAGTATGTCCGCAATCGTCTAAGCACACTTCAAGGAGGTCAAAGCACATCCATTCAAGTTTGGTTTGAAGCAAGATTCTActgaatgttttatttttcaaactgTTCTAAAGTGTTTTACgacataatttttgtaaaacgtttatttttcttttgaatataatttaacattaaattgaaaaaaaaaaaaagtggaaatgCAATCCACTTATGTTAGTGAAACAGCAGTTAATGTTTAATACACACActtgatttttccttttaagttttaactcatGAGTTTCTCTACATTAAGTACGCTGCACGGCTAGGGCTCTTTCTGATGAGATTATCATTGATGCTATACAAAATACTAACTcttaaaaaacagagcaaaacaggtaaaaatactaaattactaCGTACGACCTATAAACCAAAAATCTCTACTCTGTGAATTTTCATTAGTTCAGTATGTTTTCCCTAAATTGTTCTAGGGTTTGGAAGATGCGGGTAAAGAGAAGTTTGGAATGACTGAATACTCCAAACAACATCCTCTCCAAGCAACATATGATGAATGCATTCACGGATCCAAGTTGTCACAGAGGAATACTCCAAACAACATCCTTTCCATGGCTGAGAAATATGGATACATGAAGGACACATACCTCTTATGATGTATTGATGTATTGACATAATAATCAATAATACTATAAACATCCTttcaaactgaaaaacaaacaataagtaaaaaaaaaatatgatgaaagTCAAACACCATTGATTCTATGATGAAAGTCAACATCATAGAAGACAAACATAAATGCTATGGTTGAACATACATTTTCTATAATACAAAACTATGATTTAACATAAATGCAGTGCTTGAAAAGAAGGCAACTTTTGTACATATAAATCAATAttcatttattatatttgaatgaACTATTGTATTATTAGAGAACCATATAATCCTTATGtatgaaaatattgattttctataaatttttgtCCGTTAATGTTAATAAATTGTGAATTTCATATATGTGTACTTATATGTTTATCTGCTCTGCAGGCTATGTGTCGCGTTTCTCGCCTTTGATGTTATCATTGTGGTCCTTTGCGTTGATGTCGCTTGTCTTATTGGTATTGTTGTTTGCTGTTGTTTGTCTTGCATCATTGTGGTATTGTACGCTTTGGCAGATCGGGTgagtcaaaacaaaacaattagttGTGTATGGGCAAGAGGCTTTTCTGATGCTTTATTGATGTCTTAGGAAGGCGCATCGGATGAGGAGATAGAGAGGCTCTCGAAATTCAAGTTTCTGATGGTAAGAAACTGAGAGAAAATGAACGGTGAGATACGAGAAACTCATGGAGGGATAATGACTCAACTTGGTGTCGTTGGTGTCAAACTCCGTGTCCAGTGGCGGATCTAGAAGATTATTTTGTGTGAGacacatatatgatataaattaataatagtaaatttaattttataaaaattattaaataaatatgcGTCATAgctaaaaatattatgaaagtaTTATTTCTATTGGTTACAATTTTACTTTATTACATGTATTAGATATATAGTTAATTTAGtaattgaagaaaagaaaagagttaatTTAATCATTAGGAAATACAGTTACAAAACTACAATtcactataaaatataaatatctacacacacaaatttaaactctaaaataataaattaactgAAAAAAAGAGATAACATTATTTAAtgttagtaattttaatatcattttcaGTTAAGATATGACTACTTtgcaataaaattaaatttgttaaaagtttaattggggaaaaaaaatcGAACTAAAAATGCTCATGGCAATAAGACGTAGACGGATGGAACCGAACCGAGGATGTAAAAGTAGGTGCTAAGTTACCAACTGAGCTAAAGAATTTATTACATTATATTTATTAGCTAAACTTGGTGTCCAACCCGGCCGTAACCACCAGACGATTAATTCTCTTTGTTGTCTACTGcgcaaaataatatatatagtcaaaataTTGTATATCTTATCTAATTgattcacataaaaaaaaatcttatacaaagctctaaatattttatgtttctgttGATTCCAATTACAAAATCTGAGTCGCAAAATAAAGACGATTGTTGAAGCTTTTAAGCATGAGTTAATTATTCATCAAAAGAATTCAAAGTTAAACAAATGAGTTTTAtttaaatctttctttctttatttatttcatagTACTTAAAATTATCAGATTTCATGATTGCTCAAACGTATTTTTTTTCCCCACAATCCCAATTTTGGAATAAATATATGGCAACAAAATGTCAAGATAATTAAATCTATacgaaaaaattagaaagaaaagggaaaaaaatcaaGACGGGCGTTGATACGCACACCAAACAGGAACTCCGGTGACTACACGACCACCACCATAACCAGCAGTCGAAGCCATTGATGTCCTCTGTCTCCACATTTGATTATTGGTCGCCGCAGCAGCTTGCGAAGAACACGCAGCATACGAAGAAGACGGCAACGGTAATGATTTATAATCATTGTTACCGTCAGGTTTTACCATGATTGACACGTTGATGATCCCACATTTGTCACCATAATCATCTCTCAACCTGTAACTCAAGAAATTCAAATGCCCTTGTGGAGCAAAACCTCCCATGAAGTCCGTCACGGGAATCTTGGCGTGTCCAACAAGTTTCTCAGCTCCATTACTCGTTCGATAGCGTACCTCCACGGAGATGAACCTTACGCTTCCGTTTATTGGCATCTCAATATCGAATTTGTCTTTCCAAACCGGACAGCTCCCACCCAAATCATCCAAATTGGACTTCCAAGAATGTTTATCGTCGATACTGACGACGctgtatgtttttttcttcaatggTTTACGATCAACCTTGAGTCCTTCTGCTGAGATTACCTCAACCTCCAGTGATCGTTTCATTGTTGAATACGACGACATGGTCTCTTTATATGTTatgtgtgttttatgttttgtatgtgtaTATGTCTCATCCTCTTTGCAAGAGATTCCCTTATTGTTTTGTATCTTGAAATTGAGAAaatgagtgagagagagtgtATATGTAGCTTAAGCCAAATTGACCAATGAAGAAGACGCACGCTTTTTTCGTCGTTGTTTCCACTAACTTTctaataatgtttttgtttatagttAGTATCTTATTTTCTGGGAAATTTCAacctattttgttttgttttgtcaagtTTAGTCATTTCGAGTTTTCGACCGTTGtatggttttaaatttatttaatcaaataatgggaatatattctttctttttaaaaatcttgtattCGCGTAACGGGcatatatattcttattctggatttgattttttaaacgtaaagtattattattgttattctGTGCTTTTTACTCAGGGGATGAAAATTGTAATGATAAAGTTAgatatgttatttttgaaagagaTAGGAATGATGACGTGTTCGGTCGGATGGTTCCTGGAGGCTTGGCCGATGGCATGATCAACGGTGGCGTGCGGCGTGTCTACATTTAATAAAATGGTGCGTCTTGttgcaaattattaatttgCTTTGTTTACATCACTACATTGTACGTATATTCACTTAATTTCCCCTTGTAAATTAAtcgttattattttattttattttggataaaaatcgtgtagttttattttgtaaagtacTCCGTAGATTTTTCTAAAGAAAGGGCGCGTCTCTCCACTACAGAAGACCTCTACAATTTTGCtttctaaaatttgttttgttttaaactttttggtTTTCCACGAATACTATTTTCACGAATGtcttttaaaattagtatttttgtcaacaagttCAGTGTAGAAACTTCGTGTATATTATAATAGGCATTCACGAAATTAGAAACTTAGTTTGAGGGAAGTTATGAAAGTACGTTGTAGCTATAGATATTGATCTTAAGGAAAGAGATAGCGTACGTACGTGGAACGTAATCTTTGAGAAAGTCTTTGGCGTTAGTTGATGGAGTCGTTGATACGGCACGTGTCTTGTACACAAGCGATAAAATTGACTTGTAATTGAAGGTAACTGAAACTAGAATTCGAACGAAGTTTCAGGTTTAATTCTGTTCAAACGTACGTGGGCACGCGTTTTTCGTTCTCTGCACCAAACTAGACGACATTTAAAACATGCTACTCTGATCGTTGGCCATTTCGTATTAATCTCAATAACACAGTTTCACCACAGAATATAACAGACTTAATAGAAATTACTCGTATCTTCACTTTTGAGAGACTATTATTGTGAGTGGAAGTCCTATATAATATAGTGATGGAATCATTAAAAGAGCCATTAACCCCTCTCGTTAACACGAAGAGCTGCAATGGCCGTTGGGTTTAGAGGAAGAATAACTTACCGTCCGAGTACACACTATAGCCATTTTCTCACATTTGcgtatatataaatgataaggACCagtcaattaatataaattcttataatAATCTTTTTACGTGATTCATCCACTTTCAAACAGTCGGTTTAGGGAATATCTGGGATAGGTAGAAACAGGTCTTTAAAATCTTGATCTTGGCCAACAAACACATACACAATATGACCTGCATGCATATATATGCATGCGCACGTCATGCGTAAAAAAAGTAACTACGGGCGTCATGACTCTGACTCTCATGAGCATCTTCTTCCCGTTTTATTTGTTAAACCATCATGATGAGCATCTAGACAAAAGTTAAAGTAACTGTGGAAAAAATCATACATACATCCCTATTcgtaaattttaaaactaaccACGATGCTAACGACGACTAcctttttaatggatttttgcGCCAGATGGTATCATGgtcataaatatcaaaatatgtattatatatatatatgaccgaATAGAATATGACTGTTGGGCTTAGCTTGCAGTGATGAATAATCATTACAgattgtttttggaaatttatcGGGGTTTGCCTCGTTATttcatataaaacaataatcaatGATACAATACGTTTTCTAcaatgttgttgtgttgttgacTTGAGGGTTCAGTTGGCTGATTGCGGGAAAAAATACGAATTATTATTTACAAGGTAACGTTTAcgtatgcaaatatttttttcatattgcATTTCAAATATTCAAAGATATGAAGGTTAGAAGGTATACCAATAATTTTGTCGAATGTTATAAAACGAGATTGTATATGAGAATTAATTATAGTCGCATGCATGCCAACAATTTGTTATCATTAGATCTTATGTTCAAATTAATTCATCTTTCTTTTGGTTGTTCAGATTAAGCtttaattttaagagtttttagGAAGGAAATAACAATTTGTACTATCGATCACTGCATGTTATCCAATGTGGAAAAAGAATgtaattgatttgatttataCTTAACTCTAAAACACATGTGTATGATTCTTATAGCTGTGATCGATAGTACATGCATTTATGAAGTACTCGTTATTCGTTGATAGATAATTGACCAGCAAATAGCAAGTCTTTGTATTATATTTCGACTAACCTATATAGTTTTATGAACAAGTgcatgtttatataataaaattttaattttgagaaattcCCGGTAATTGTTTCAGACATCTCAAGATCCCTTTATCGATCGGATCTACATGTCGAGATAaccaaaataaactatttatatTTCAATAATTGAAATCTAAAAGACTAATATTGTTGGATATATTGGCATATGACGACAATATAatgtaaataaatttcattGATGACAATAGTATAACAGACATCAAAcctgtgtttttcttttagataATGTTGACTCGACGatacattttttaaacaaatacgTAGCGcacatctaatattttttttattgctaaGCCCCgaaattaattatcaaaaagtTGTCGCCTAACAATAAACCTAGACGACGTCATTACTCTGTCAATATTGTGTTTCATTGTTATTGTTATCCATCACTAACACCAACTACAAAAGTTGAAATGAAACATTAAGCGGTGTATTCACCAAACTACGTCTCATGTCTATAGTATTGATTGGCTATTGATCATGATGTCATTTACGCGCGCGACGTCAAATTAATATGCGTGACTTTTCACTTTTGGTCGTtttttcaacaaacaaaaattgcaagTATGATTGAAAAGAAGTATATACAGGTGCAGCCTATATATGAATTAacttccaaaaaacaaaagccaaatAAATGATGAATCTTATCGGTGAACATAATTATCCATTAATTAGGCTCATGCTCGTTGGATGGATAGGTACCATCCAAAAAATTGTGGTACTTAAATACTTATAGTCAAGATATCAGTCAACGTACGATACTAAAATATAATGTTAGTGACAACAAAATTTCAATAACAACTTCAGTTGTATAATAGAGGTGTCAGGTGTGTAATCagtaatgtgtatatatatgagtggttgtaaaccaaaaaaaaagtactccTACACCATGTTTTAATAATCCATGTGAAATCGGGCTTTTGGGATTATTGATCTAATACAATAAATCGTtgcaatatttttattaaccGCGCATTTCCAGCATcgattatttatatttttgtctttctgtttgtttatttgttaaGCGGCCTTAGTCGAGTGGCAACTTGACCATAAGAAAAGTAAACCAGTACGTTTATTTTAAGATGTGGATAAAGTCAGGGAGGGTTACCACTTATCAGTGAACTAGAGATCAATTGaattgatggaaaaaaaaaatcaaaaactcattCCATCATTATCAGTTATgtagaaaaaaagattgtgtcatttttttgttttttttcctttttgtgtgTGGAACACATGTATGTGTGTGATATATAGTAATTTGacatattaaaagaaatttgacCAGCAAATAGACTTTGTTGTGCTTTTACCACATATCTaactgttcttttctgtttttttccaagatctaattgttctttttcttttgtttttctggttttccATAGATGTAAATTGTTCATGTTTCGCTTTTTCTCACGCTCACGTAATAACAATGACGTCATATATGTGTCCAGCTGTTAGTGTTGCAAATAGTACATAAGACTGACAAATTAATGCTATACATAtaagacaaagaaaatatgcattAACCTATATATTAAGTAAACGTTCAACTAAAGACTTTTCACTTTTGGTCGTCCTTAGCAAAACACTTTTGCATGTACTATGTAGTATAAATTATCAAAGTAGGgcgaatgcaaaaaaaaaaaaaaaaatgaaacgatAATGGTAGAGCTGAacgtaaaataaataaaatgatgatCCTTTTCGGAAAAATTAATGAACCGCTCTACTATGCGTGGTAATGATGTATTTTGAAGCTTCAAAAAGtgataaaattatagaaaaatcatAATCTTATGAAATGTCTAATGCGAATTGCCAATCTTTAGTGCATCTAACATCAAATGTGAAGAATTTGTTTTCATACTTTGCATCATGAGTCTTTATAAGACCGAtcccaaataaataaaactaagaaCACCACGCATTTTGTCTTAAGCTAACTATTGTTTGTAACACTAAATCTTTCTTC
The Camelina sativa cultivar DH55 chromosome 6, Cs, whole genome shotgun sequence genome window above contains:
- the LOC104793546 gene encoding BON1-associated protein 2-like, with translation MSSYSTMKRSLEVEVISAEGLKVDRKPLKKKTYSVVSIDDKHSWKSNLDDLGGSCPVWKDKFDIEMPINGSVRFISVEVRYRTSNGAEKLVGHAKIPVTDFMGGFAPQGHLNFLSYRLRDDYGDKCGIINVSIMVKPDGNNDYKSLPLPSSSYAACSSQAAAATNNQMWRQRTSMASTAGYGGGRVVTGVPVWCAYQRPS